A region from the Triticum urartu cultivar G1812 chromosome 1, Tu2.1, whole genome shotgun sequence genome encodes:
- the LOC125553885 gene encoding uncharacterized protein LOC125553885, whose amino-acid sequence MALVVLVRLALWLLGSCLELAALVLFRGLALLAVAAVDLVRLPGQAADAALNATKGVLEAAVEFVFGLVWDVAVAVVSAFLESLWSAVAGTVEFAASTVVELMEAARDGSEEAAKALTEALEGAADAVAGTLVKLAENYTDALVHLLQNLV is encoded by the coding sequence ATGGCACTCGTCGTGCTCGTAAGACTAGCTCTGTGGCTTCTGGGCTCCTGCCTGGAGCTCGCCGCCCTAGTGCTCTTCCGGGGCCTCGCcctcctcgccgtcgccgccgtcgaCCTGGTCAGGCTGCCGGGGCAGGCGGCAGACGCGGCGCTCAACGCGACCAAGGGCGTGCTCGAAGCGGCGGTCGAGTTCGTCTTCGGCCTAGTTTGGGACGTGGCGGTGGCCGTCGTCTCGGCGTTTCTCGAGTCGCTCTGGAGCGCGGTGGCCGGCACGGTGGAGTTCGCCGCGTCTACGGTTGTGGAGCTCATGGAGGCAGCACGGGACGGCAGCGAGGAGGCGGCCAAAGCGCTGACGGAGGCGCTGGAGGGCGCGGCCGATGCGGTGGCCGGCACGCTGGTGAAGCTCGCGGAGAACTACACGGATGCTCTTGTGCACCTCTTGCAAAACCTCGTCTGA
- the LOC125546095 gene encoding uncharacterized protein LOC125546095 isoform X1 — translation MPPVRRRRRTTPAAAADGSAPSSSADLLALAATLLPTPTAAAALKTPPHLKHTVHSLPDSHPVLLSLPQTLAQALSPDPDPGAVSPRAAAAVLLHLLLTPPSHPPRWDDLLRPLALLHDRLALLATEDPPVAALAASCFELAWRAGAPGRDALVAQTLPYLFSQALTSGSNARPLLRRLFALREALHLLDYTDESISDFKVLLLRCFVSPHFLKAEEGRKLLALVLGVSEGLAREGLEFIRAQVGMMRGRRAAVVAYGEVVFRAWKDGGWVRGEIGEGFLQGMVEAAVHAADKEVAKAARRILWAFVEQKAVAGVEKLVFRLSEPVLFRSLQVANSNVRRNALHLLLDLFPLEDPDVTKDVNDPLLEKQFFLLDKLLMDDCPEIRAVTVEGICRILNQFWEVIPSPTISKKLSKIVDDMSKDSCNEVRLSTLNGLIYLLDNPQSHDILKVLLPRLSDMVSDPALSVRAAAVDLLLAIRDLRSFQYNKVVGLGTLLSSLADDHPRVAKKITELLIPSYFPSKLPLKEACARCIALIKRSPAAGARFCEFALSEGSSPRSLVEFIKVSITLALSPSGLNSAQTDGLVIASAKLIKSLSDEGSSLVALREYFTNAKLKLLFKTAVSGGAQAALLSMVPAISPDLCVLHIECMNIIVNAAVTSKQEECQEALLAAHKLVHLSGRSDEMFEELTNILQSKASYFSGMHGLEPPSCPVASTKRKKGKSLKKTPARYDDVDGNRSSTSVILSNEELTAVGGAAWQLNEILKAEEMRAAFLHSYAEIAFSSLKVISQVYIEQCLHFESLDLSPVFAYLSLATYSALQDVDQTDMSCSESTVVNQSLDHLLRCYDRFVNGSVTVSTDSTSTLNKNKKSAEHEHQQHVTPEAFCTGSPAEGTINVIMLGTSILKFIVDTTTIKLVNESKVRCVGFASSYTKYAVSAMKRHSEGSSFNGDDLKDILILTRSSFTYAAKLLHLVLASSTESSSPPEEAFLLANNLLDLVPAVESFAGPRFALTLVSVVKQWLPVLILGLGCRWLIGPESEMANKTCNLGDSDLPLWVAALAKNELFEAEEPREDDQSEQGNEHEESPSSRKLAETMVTLLRKGSPKILDSVGGILLSNLQLALQRAEHGIVLGLARFVCDKLLGSSSSSSSASQNLQLTRDSLRESFFEIDRHCKEDGRVDDECSRQQLESAKVLISSVLPYDACSQTS, via the exons ATGCCGcccgtgcgccgccgccgccgcaccaccccagccgccgccgccgacgggTCAGCCCCCTCCTCTTCCGCCGACCTCCTCGCCCTGGCCGCCACCCTCCTCCCCACTCCCACCGCCGCCGCAGCTCTCAAGACCCCTCCCCACCTCAAGCACACCGTCCACTCCCTCCCCGACTCCCACCCGGTCCTCCTCTCCCTCCCGCAAACCCTAGCCCAAGCCCTCTCCCCCGACCCGGACCCCGGCGCCGTctctccccgcgccgccgccgccgtcctcctccacctcctcctcacCCCCCCCTCCCACCCGCCGCGATGGGACGACCTCCTCCGCCCGCTCGCGCTGCTCCACGACCGCCTGGCGCTCCTCGCCACCGAGGACCCGCCCGTCGCCGCGCTCGCCGCCTCCTGCTTCGAGCTCGCCTGGCGCGCCGGGGCCCCGGGGCGCGACGCGCTCGTCGCCCAGACCCTGCCGTACCTCTTCTCCCAGGCGCTCACCTCCGGCTCCAACGCCAggccgctcctccgccgcctcttcGCCCTCCGCGAGGCGCTGCACCTGCTCGACTACACCGACGAGAGCATCTCGGACTTCAAGGTGCTCCTGCTGCGCTGCTTCGTGTCCCCCCACTTCCTCAAGGCCGAGGAAGGGAGGAAGCTCCTCGCGCTGGTGCTCGGGGTCAGCGAGGGGCTCGCCAGGGAGGGGCTGGAGTTCATAAGGGCCCAGGTGGGGATGATGCGAGGGAGGCGGGCGGCCGTGGTCGCCTACGGCGAGGTGGTGTTCAGAGCGTGGAAGGACGGAGGGTGGGTCAGAGGGGAGATTGGGGAAGGGTTTCTGCAGGGGATGGTCGAGGCAGCTGTCCATGCCGCTGACAAGGAGGTGGCCAAGGCTGCCAGGAGGATACTTTGGGCGTTCGTCGAGCAGAAGGCAGTGGCTGGAGTTGAGAAGTTGGTCTTCAGGCTGTCCGAGCCTGTGCTGTTCCGGTCATTGCAG GTTGCAAACTCTAATGTTCGCCGTAATGCTTTACATCTTCTACTGGATTTATTTCCCCTTGAAGACCCAGATGTGACAAAGGATGTCAATGATCCTCTGTTAGAGAAGCAGTTCTTCCTTCTAGACAAACTTCTCATGGATGACTGCCCAGAAATACGGGCAGTCACAGTTGAAGGAATTTGCCGTATTCTTAACCAGTTTTGGGAAGTTATTCCATCGCCAACCATTTCAAAAAAATTGAGTAAAATTGTTGATGACATGTCCAAAGATTCTTGCAACGAAGTTCGTCTATCAACACTGAATGGTCTGATATACTTGCTTGACAATCCACAAAGTCATGACATACTGAAAGTGCTACTTCCAAGATTAAGCGATATGGTTTCTGATCCTGCTTTATCTGTCAGAGCTGCTGCTGTAGATCTCCTGTTAGCTATTCGTGATCTTCGATCTTTCCAGTACAATAAG GTTGTTGGTTTGGGTACTCTATTATCTTCACTTGCGGATGATCATCCCCGTGTTGCTAAAAAAATCACAGAGCTTCTCATCCCTTCTTACTTTCCATCTAAGTTGCCTTTGAAAGAAGCATGTGCTCGCTGCATTGCACTCATAAAGAGATCACCGGCAGCTGGGGCAAGGTTCTGTGAATTTGCTCTGTCTGAAGGATCATCCCCGCGGTCTCTTGTTGAGTTTATCAAAGTCTCTATTACTCTGGCATTGTCACCATCAGGATTGAACTCAGCGCAGACTGATGGTCTTGTTATTGCTTCCGCCAAACTAATAAAAAGCTTATCTGATGAAGGCTCTAGTTTGGTTGCTTTGAGAGAGTACTTTACAAATGCTAAACTGAAGCTGCTCTTTAAAACTGCAGTTTCTGGTGGTGCCCAGGCTGCTCTTCTCAGCATGGTGCCAGCGATATCACCTGATCTATGTGTGTTACATATCGAATGCATGAACATAATTGTGAATGCTGCTGTGACTTCCAAGCAGGAAGAATGTCAAGAAGCATTGCTGGCAGCACATAAGCTAGTACATTTGAGTGGCCGTTCTGATGAAATGTTTGAAGAATTGACTAATATTTTGCAATCTAAAGCCTCTTATTTTTCTGGGATGCATGGACTTGAACCTCCATCGTGCCCTGTGGCATCTACAAAGAGGAAGAAAGGGAAGTCGCTTAAGAAAACACCAGCAAGATATGACGATGTGGATGGAAATAGGTCATCCACATCAGTAATCCTGAGTAATGAAGAACTTACTGCTGTAGGGGGAGCAGCATGGCAGCTCAATGAAATACTAAAAGCAGAGGAAATGAGAGCTGCTTTTCTGCATTCTTATGCAGAAATTGCATTTTCTTCTCTGAAGGTCATTTCTCAAGTGTACATTGAGCAATGCCTACATTTTGAATCTCTAGACCTCTCTCCAGTGTTTGCTTATTTGAGTTTGGCTACATATAGTGCTCTTCAGGATGTTGATCAAACAGACATGAGCTGCTCTGAG TCGACAGTTGTCAACCAGTCACTGGACCATCTGCTGAGATGCTATGACAGATTTGTAAATGGATCTGTTACTGTTTCCACTGACTCAACGTCAACATTGAACAAGAATAAGAAATCTGCAGAACATGAACATCAGCAGCATGTCACCCCTGAAG CATTTTGTACAGGAAGTCCAGCAGAAGGCACAATAAATGTGATTATGCTTGGCACTTCAATTCTTAAGTTCATTGTCGATACGACAACCATCAAGCTGGTCAATGAGAGTAAAGTAAGATGTGTGGGATTTGCATCATCTTACACAAAATATGCAGTATCAGCCATGAAAAGGCACAGTGAGGGCTCATCTTTCAATGGGGACGATCTGAAAGACATACTGATCCTTACACGAAGCTCCTTCACTTACGCAGCCAAGCTGCTTCATTTGGTGCTAGCAAGCTCAACCGAGTCGTCGAGTCCCCCAGAGGAGGCCTTCCTCCTTGCCAATAATCTTCTTGATCTTGTACCTGCTGTCGAATCATTTGCAGGCCCGAGATTTGCTCTCACATTAGTTTCAGTCGTAAAACAGTGGCTGCCAGTCCTGATATTGGGCCTTGGATGCCGCTGGTTGATCGGGCCAGAAAGTGAGATGGCTAACAAGACGTGCAACTTGGGTGACTCCGACTTACCACTGTGGGTTGCTGCTCTGGCCAAAAACGAGCTGTTTGAGGCTGAGGAACCCAGGGAGGATGATCAGAGTGAGCAGGGGAACGAGCACGAGGAGTCGCCGTCGTCCAGAAAGCTAGCAGAAACGATGGTGACCCTGCTGAGGAAAGGAAGCCCTAAAATCCTGGATTCTGTGGGTGGCATTTTGCTTTCCAACCTCCAGTTGGCGCTGCAGAGAGCGGAGCATGGCATCGTCTTAGGCTTGGCACGCTTTGTTTGTGACAAGCTGCttgggagcagcagcagcagctcgtCAGCCTCTCAGAACCTGCAGCTCACTCGTGATTCTTTGCGCGAGAGCTTCTTTGAGATCGACAGGCATTGCAAGGAGGATGGCAGAGTTGACGATGAATGTTCAAGGCAGCAGCTGGAGAGTGCAAAAGTATTGATATCCTCAGTCCTCCCCTATGATGCATGCAGTCAGACGAGCTGA
- the LOC125546095 gene encoding uncharacterized protein LOC125546095 isoform X2, whose amino-acid sequence MPPVRRRRRTTPAAAADGSAPSSSADLLALAATLLPTPTAAAALKTPPHLKHTVHSLPDSHPVLLSLPQTLAQALSPDPDPGAVSPRAAAAVLLHLLLTPPSHPPRWDDLLRPLALLHDRLALLATEDPPVAALAASCFELAWRAGAPGRDALVAQTLPYLFSQALTSGSNARPLLRRLFALREALHLLDYTDESISDFKVLLLRCFVSPHFLKAEEGRKLLALVLGVSEGLAREGLEFIRAQVGMMRGRRAAVVAYGEVVFRAWKDGGWVRGEIGEGFLQGMVEAAVHAADKEVAKAARRILWAFVEQKAVAGVEKLVFRLSEPVLFRSLQVANSNVRRNALHLLLDLFPLEDPDVTKDVNDPLLEKQFFLLDKLLMDDCPEIRAVTVEGICRILNQFWEVIPSPTISKKLSKIVDDMSKDSCNEVRLSTLNGLIYLLDNPQSHDILKVLLPRLSDMVSDPALSVRAAAVDLLLAIRDLRSFQYNKVVGLGTLLSSLADDHPRVAKKITELLIPSYFPSKLPLKEACARCIALIKRSPAAGARFCEFALSEGSSPRSLVEFIKVSITLALSPSGLNSAQTDGLVIASAKLIKSLSDEGSSLVALREYFTNAKLKLLFKTAVSGGAQAALLSMVPAISPDLCVLHIECMNIIVNAAVTSKQEECQEALLAAHKLVHLSGRSDEMFEELTNILQSKASYFSGMHGLEPPSCPVASTKRKKGKSLKKTPARYDDVDGNRSSTSVILSNEELTAVGGAAWQLNEILKAEEMRAAFLHSYAEIAFSSLKVISQVYIEQCLHFESLDLSPVFAYLSLATYSALQDVDQTDMSCSESTVVNQSLDHLLRCYDRFVNGSVTVSTDSTSTLNKNKKSAEHEHQQHVTPEGSPAEGTINVIMLGTSILKFIVDTTTIKLVNESKVRCVGFASSYTKYAVSAMKRHSEGSSFNGDDLKDILILTRSSFTYAAKLLHLVLASSTESSSPPEEAFLLANNLLDLVPAVESFAGPRFALTLVSVVKQWLPVLILGLGCRWLIGPESEMANKTCNLGDSDLPLWVAALAKNELFEAEEPREDDQSEQGNEHEESPSSRKLAETMVTLLRKGSPKILDSVGGILLSNLQLALQRAEHGIVLGLARFVCDKLLGSSSSSSSASQNLQLTRDSLRESFFEIDRHCKEDGRVDDECSRQQLESAKVLISSVLPYDACSQTS is encoded by the exons ATGCCGcccgtgcgccgccgccgccgcaccaccccagccgccgccgccgacgggTCAGCCCCCTCCTCTTCCGCCGACCTCCTCGCCCTGGCCGCCACCCTCCTCCCCACTCCCACCGCCGCCGCAGCTCTCAAGACCCCTCCCCACCTCAAGCACACCGTCCACTCCCTCCCCGACTCCCACCCGGTCCTCCTCTCCCTCCCGCAAACCCTAGCCCAAGCCCTCTCCCCCGACCCGGACCCCGGCGCCGTctctccccgcgccgccgccgccgtcctcctccacctcctcctcacCCCCCCCTCCCACCCGCCGCGATGGGACGACCTCCTCCGCCCGCTCGCGCTGCTCCACGACCGCCTGGCGCTCCTCGCCACCGAGGACCCGCCCGTCGCCGCGCTCGCCGCCTCCTGCTTCGAGCTCGCCTGGCGCGCCGGGGCCCCGGGGCGCGACGCGCTCGTCGCCCAGACCCTGCCGTACCTCTTCTCCCAGGCGCTCACCTCCGGCTCCAACGCCAggccgctcctccgccgcctcttcGCCCTCCGCGAGGCGCTGCACCTGCTCGACTACACCGACGAGAGCATCTCGGACTTCAAGGTGCTCCTGCTGCGCTGCTTCGTGTCCCCCCACTTCCTCAAGGCCGAGGAAGGGAGGAAGCTCCTCGCGCTGGTGCTCGGGGTCAGCGAGGGGCTCGCCAGGGAGGGGCTGGAGTTCATAAGGGCCCAGGTGGGGATGATGCGAGGGAGGCGGGCGGCCGTGGTCGCCTACGGCGAGGTGGTGTTCAGAGCGTGGAAGGACGGAGGGTGGGTCAGAGGGGAGATTGGGGAAGGGTTTCTGCAGGGGATGGTCGAGGCAGCTGTCCATGCCGCTGACAAGGAGGTGGCCAAGGCTGCCAGGAGGATACTTTGGGCGTTCGTCGAGCAGAAGGCAGTGGCTGGAGTTGAGAAGTTGGTCTTCAGGCTGTCCGAGCCTGTGCTGTTCCGGTCATTGCAG GTTGCAAACTCTAATGTTCGCCGTAATGCTTTACATCTTCTACTGGATTTATTTCCCCTTGAAGACCCAGATGTGACAAAGGATGTCAATGATCCTCTGTTAGAGAAGCAGTTCTTCCTTCTAGACAAACTTCTCATGGATGACTGCCCAGAAATACGGGCAGTCACAGTTGAAGGAATTTGCCGTATTCTTAACCAGTTTTGGGAAGTTATTCCATCGCCAACCATTTCAAAAAAATTGAGTAAAATTGTTGATGACATGTCCAAAGATTCTTGCAACGAAGTTCGTCTATCAACACTGAATGGTCTGATATACTTGCTTGACAATCCACAAAGTCATGACATACTGAAAGTGCTACTTCCAAGATTAAGCGATATGGTTTCTGATCCTGCTTTATCTGTCAGAGCTGCTGCTGTAGATCTCCTGTTAGCTATTCGTGATCTTCGATCTTTCCAGTACAATAAG GTTGTTGGTTTGGGTACTCTATTATCTTCACTTGCGGATGATCATCCCCGTGTTGCTAAAAAAATCACAGAGCTTCTCATCCCTTCTTACTTTCCATCTAAGTTGCCTTTGAAAGAAGCATGTGCTCGCTGCATTGCACTCATAAAGAGATCACCGGCAGCTGGGGCAAGGTTCTGTGAATTTGCTCTGTCTGAAGGATCATCCCCGCGGTCTCTTGTTGAGTTTATCAAAGTCTCTATTACTCTGGCATTGTCACCATCAGGATTGAACTCAGCGCAGACTGATGGTCTTGTTATTGCTTCCGCCAAACTAATAAAAAGCTTATCTGATGAAGGCTCTAGTTTGGTTGCTTTGAGAGAGTACTTTACAAATGCTAAACTGAAGCTGCTCTTTAAAACTGCAGTTTCTGGTGGTGCCCAGGCTGCTCTTCTCAGCATGGTGCCAGCGATATCACCTGATCTATGTGTGTTACATATCGAATGCATGAACATAATTGTGAATGCTGCTGTGACTTCCAAGCAGGAAGAATGTCAAGAAGCATTGCTGGCAGCACATAAGCTAGTACATTTGAGTGGCCGTTCTGATGAAATGTTTGAAGAATTGACTAATATTTTGCAATCTAAAGCCTCTTATTTTTCTGGGATGCATGGACTTGAACCTCCATCGTGCCCTGTGGCATCTACAAAGAGGAAGAAAGGGAAGTCGCTTAAGAAAACACCAGCAAGATATGACGATGTGGATGGAAATAGGTCATCCACATCAGTAATCCTGAGTAATGAAGAACTTACTGCTGTAGGGGGAGCAGCATGGCAGCTCAATGAAATACTAAAAGCAGAGGAAATGAGAGCTGCTTTTCTGCATTCTTATGCAGAAATTGCATTTTCTTCTCTGAAGGTCATTTCTCAAGTGTACATTGAGCAATGCCTACATTTTGAATCTCTAGACCTCTCTCCAGTGTTTGCTTATTTGAGTTTGGCTACATATAGTGCTCTTCAGGATGTTGATCAAACAGACATGAGCTGCTCTGAG TCGACAGTTGTCAACCAGTCACTGGACCATCTGCTGAGATGCTATGACAGATTTGTAAATGGATCTGTTACTGTTTCCACTGACTCAACGTCAACATTGAACAAGAATAAGAAATCTGCAGAACATGAACATCAGCAGCATGTCACCCCTGAAG GAAGTCCAGCAGAAGGCACAATAAATGTGATTATGCTTGGCACTTCAATTCTTAAGTTCATTGTCGATACGACAACCATCAAGCTGGTCAATGAGAGTAAAGTAAGATGTGTGGGATTTGCATCATCTTACACAAAATATGCAGTATCAGCCATGAAAAGGCACAGTGAGGGCTCATCTTTCAATGGGGACGATCTGAAAGACATACTGATCCTTACACGAAGCTCCTTCACTTACGCAGCCAAGCTGCTTCATTTGGTGCTAGCAAGCTCAACCGAGTCGTCGAGTCCCCCAGAGGAGGCCTTCCTCCTTGCCAATAATCTTCTTGATCTTGTACCTGCTGTCGAATCATTTGCAGGCCCGAGATTTGCTCTCACATTAGTTTCAGTCGTAAAACAGTGGCTGCCAGTCCTGATATTGGGCCTTGGATGCCGCTGGTTGATCGGGCCAGAAAGTGAGATGGCTAACAAGACGTGCAACTTGGGTGACTCCGACTTACCACTGTGGGTTGCTGCTCTGGCCAAAAACGAGCTGTTTGAGGCTGAGGAACCCAGGGAGGATGATCAGAGTGAGCAGGGGAACGAGCACGAGGAGTCGCCGTCGTCCAGAAAGCTAGCAGAAACGATGGTGACCCTGCTGAGGAAAGGAAGCCCTAAAATCCTGGATTCTGTGGGTGGCATTTTGCTTTCCAACCTCCAGTTGGCGCTGCAGAGAGCGGAGCATGGCATCGTCTTAGGCTTGGCACGCTTTGTTTGTGACAAGCTGCttgggagcagcagcagcagctcgtCAGCCTCTCAGAACCTGCAGCTCACTCGTGATTCTTTGCGCGAGAGCTTCTTTGAGATCGACAGGCATTGCAAGGAGGATGGCAGAGTTGACGATGAATGTTCAAGGCAGCAGCTGGAGAGTGCAAAAGTATTGATATCCTCAGTCCTCCCCTATGATGCATGCAGTCAGACGAGCTGA